In Nerophis ophidion isolate RoL-2023_Sa linkage group LG12, RoL_Noph_v1.0, whole genome shotgun sequence, a single window of DNA contains:
- the calub gene encoding calumenin-B isoform X2 has translation MSGRHRTGVRGVLLAGRRAGNRKHKGVFPGGGSSATSTKFSQDVGSAYMSKMELRPFLMCFALCVVYATSKPTEKKDRIHHDEPLSNREHDDAEGFDYDHEAFLGQEEAKTFDQLTPEESKERLGMLVERIDEDKDGFVTVEEMKNWIKHSQKRWIYEDVDRQWKSHDLNGDNVVSWEEYKNATYGYILDDPEPDDSFSYKQMMSRDERRFKMADQDNDLMANKEEFTAFLHPEEYDHMKDIVVLETMEDIDKNGDGLIDLDEYIGDMYNQDSAGTEPEWVKTEREQFSEFRDKNKDGKMDKEETRDWILPNDYDHAEAEAKHLVYESDADKDGQLTRSEIVDKYDLFVGSQATDFGEALTRHDEF, from the exons ATGAGCGGGCGACATCGCACTGGCGTCCGCGGCGTCCTATTGGCCGGTCGGCGAGCGGGGAACCGGAAGCATAAGGGTGTGTTTCCGGGGGGCGGGTCCAGCGCCACATCGACGAAGTTCTCCCAAGACGTCG GGTCTGCATACATGAGCAAGATGGAGCTGCGGCCATTCCTCATGTGCTTTGCCCTCTGCGTGGTTTACGCCACAAGCAAGCCCACGGAGAAGAAGGATCGCATTCACCACGACGAGCCGCTCAGCAACCGAGAGCACGACGACGCCGAGGGCTTCGACTACGATCATGAGGCCTTCCTGGGACAAGAGGAGGCCAAGACCTTTGACCAGCTCACCCCGGAGGAGAGCAAGGAGCGACTTGG CATGCTGGTGGAGCGCATCGATGAAGATAAAGATGGTTTTGTGACTGTGGAGGAGATGAAAAACTGGATCAAACACTCGCAGAAGAGGTGGATCTACGAGGATGTGGATCGGCAGTGGAAGAGTCACGACCTCAACGGCGACAACGTGGTGTCGTGGGAGGAGTACAAGAACGCCACATACGGATACATTCTCG ACGACCCCGAGCCCGACGACAGCTTCAGCTACAAACAGATGATGTCTCGTGACGAGAGGAGATTCAAGATGGCCGACCAAGACAATGACCTGATGGCCAACAAAGAGGAGTTCACCGCCTTCCTTCACCCTGAGGAGTACGATCACATGAAAGACATTGTGGTGCTG GAAACTATGGAGGACATTGACAAGAATGGAGATGGTTTGATTGACCTCGACGAGTACATTG GTGACATGTACAACCAGGACAGCGCGGGCACAGAACCTGAGTGGGTGAAGACGGAGAGGGAGCAGTTTAGTGAGTTCAGGGACAAAAACAAGGACGGCAAGATGGACAAGGAGGAGACCAGAGACTGGATCTTGCCCAACGACTACGACCACGCAGAGGCGGAGGCCAAGCACCTGGTCTACGAGTCTGACGCTGACAAA GACGGCCAACTGACCAGGAGTGAGATCGTGGACAAGTACGATCTGTTTGTGGGCAGCCAGGCCACAGACTTTGGAGAAGCCCTGACTCGACATGATGAGTTCTAA
- the calub gene encoding calumenin-B isoform X1 — protein MSGRHRTGVRGVLLAGRRAGNRKHKGVFPGGGSSATSTKFSQDVGSAYMSKMELRPFLMCFALCVVYATSKPTEKKDRIHHDEPLSNREHDDAEGFDYDHEAFLGQEEAKTFDQLTPEESKERLGMLVERIDEDKDGFVTVEEMKNWIKHSQKRWIYEDVDRQWKSHDLNGDNVVSWEEYKNATYGYILGKTTQARKKSARTPLTLAHLTSDDPEPDDSFSYKQMMSRDERRFKMADQDNDLMANKEEFTAFLHPEEYDHMKDIVVLETMEDIDKNGDGLIDLDEYIGDMYNQDSAGTEPEWVKTEREQFSEFRDKNKDGKMDKEETRDWILPNDYDHAEAEAKHLVYESDADKDGQLTRSEIVDKYDLFVGSQATDFGEALTRHDEF, from the exons ATGAGCGGGCGACATCGCACTGGCGTCCGCGGCGTCCTATTGGCCGGTCGGCGAGCGGGGAACCGGAAGCATAAGGGTGTGTTTCCGGGGGGCGGGTCCAGCGCCACATCGACGAAGTTCTCCCAAGACGTCG GGTCTGCATACATGAGCAAGATGGAGCTGCGGCCATTCCTCATGTGCTTTGCCCTCTGCGTGGTTTACGCCACAAGCAAGCCCACGGAGAAGAAGGATCGCATTCACCACGACGAGCCGCTCAGCAACCGAGAGCACGACGACGCCGAGGGCTTCGACTACGATCATGAGGCCTTCCTGGGACAAGAGGAGGCCAAGACCTTTGACCAGCTCACCCCGGAGGAGAGCAAGGAGCGACTTGG CATGCTGGTGGAGCGCATCGATGAAGATAAAGATGGTTTTGTGACTGTGGAGGAGATGAAAAACTGGATCAAACACTCGCAGAAGAGGTGGATCTACGAGGATGTGGATCGGCAGTGGAAGAGTCACGACCTCAACGGCGACAACGTGGTGTCGTGGGAGGAGTACAAGAACGCCACATACGGATACATTCTCGGTAAGACCACCCAGGCGCGCAAAAAGTCAGCGCGAACGCCGCTGACACTCGCTCATTTGACCTCAGACGACCCCGAGCCCGACGACAGCTTCAGCTACAAACAGATGATGTCTCGTGACGAGAGGAGATTCAAGATGGCCGACCAAGACAATGACCTGATGGCCAACAAAGAGGAGTTCACCGCCTTCCTTCACCCTGAGGAGTACGATCACATGAAAGACATTGTGGTGCTG GAAACTATGGAGGACATTGACAAGAATGGAGATGGTTTGATTGACCTCGACGAGTACATTG GTGACATGTACAACCAGGACAGCGCGGGCACAGAACCTGAGTGGGTGAAGACGGAGAGGGAGCAGTTTAGTGAGTTCAGGGACAAAAACAAGGACGGCAAGATGGACAAGGAGGAGACCAGAGACTGGATCTTGCCCAACGACTACGACCACGCAGAGGCGGAGGCCAAGCACCTGGTCTACGAGTCTGACGCTGACAAA GACGGCCAACTGACCAGGAGTGAGATCGTGGACAAGTACGATCTGTTTGTGGGCAGCCAGGCCACAGACTTTGGAGAAGCCCTGACTCGACATGATGAGTTCTAA